The following coding sequences lie in one Streptomyces xiamenensis genomic window:
- the drmB gene encoding DrmB family protein — MDVLGESFVAADIRSWPAAAEGVDSPRLANKLRVDGFRSAPVIPSGKAAYATRLGPGYVRFPKWLFCPRCRDMQLWHTDREVRNRPPTCGRCADRSQLAPMRFIQVCRAGHMADIDWRRWAHSRSDAHEQRQCQVRRLRFVATPESSGLEALRVVCVTCRAARDLLGISRKNILKQIGQRCTGSNPWQSSPGAEDACDEIPQAVQRGASNVYFPVIHSAIDIPSPVGSPQEEELVRTVINHKYWPDFNSAENGPISDALVTVISEQCGVTPEFVRSVRNRVDGDGLSTLSGGDAEDDLSIAEWTAFSAPESVADSKTFAVRRTSLGIDEAAPVSMRELNSVVSTVVVADRVREVRALEGFSRYEPSGESEEGEGGTIVSVNTVTRAPWLPAVETYGEGIFVAVDEQRLHSWESLAPVREWTRRIQRDLEASFKADRLRAKSGPDLLPRFVMLHTLAHHFIRQLSYDSGYNAASLRERVYARSHPAGRELPAQAGVFIYTAAGDAEGTLGGLVRQGQPPHLAETLIRLLESAQWCSQDPLCADSTGRSLANLNRAACHACTLLPETCCEIDNSLLDRTLLIGDGEVPGFFRDIVRTALEESADAVDPW, encoded by the coding sequence ATGGATGTTCTCGGCGAGTCATTTGTGGCCGCGGATATTCGCAGTTGGCCGGCGGCAGCGGAGGGAGTCGACTCGCCGCGGCTCGCAAATAAGTTGCGGGTAGATGGATTTCGTTCGGCCCCGGTCATTCCTTCCGGAAAGGCTGCGTACGCGACCCGTCTCGGTCCTGGATATGTGCGATTTCCGAAGTGGCTGTTCTGTCCGCGCTGCAGAGACATGCAACTGTGGCACACGGATCGCGAGGTGCGGAACAGGCCGCCCACTTGCGGAAGGTGTGCCGACCGATCCCAGTTGGCCCCGATGCGCTTCATCCAGGTGTGCCGTGCAGGCCACATGGCGGACATCGACTGGCGTCGGTGGGCCCACTCGAGGAGCGATGCGCACGAGCAACGCCAATGCCAGGTCCGTCGGCTTCGATTCGTTGCCACCCCCGAATCGTCCGGACTCGAGGCGCTGCGTGTCGTCTGCGTCACCTGCCGGGCCGCGCGCGATCTGCTCGGGATCAGCCGGAAGAATATTCTCAAGCAAATTGGCCAGCGATGCACCGGAAGCAATCCGTGGCAGTCCTCCCCTGGCGCGGAAGATGCCTGCGATGAGATACCGCAGGCCGTTCAGCGTGGCGCCTCAAATGTCTATTTCCCCGTCATCCACTCGGCCATTGATATTCCTTCACCTGTTGGTTCTCCGCAGGAGGAAGAATTGGTTCGAACGGTTATCAACCACAAATATTGGCCGGACTTCAACAGTGCAGAAAATGGCCCGATTTCCGATGCATTGGTCACTGTGATTTCCGAGCAATGTGGAGTAACTCCGGAGTTTGTGAGATCTGTCCGGAATCGTGTCGATGGCGATGGCCTCTCGACCTTGTCGGGTGGGGACGCGGAGGACGACCTCAGCATCGCTGAATGGACTGCTTTTTCAGCCCCTGAATCGGTCGCAGACTCGAAGACGTTCGCGGTGCGTCGCACAAGCCTGGGAATCGACGAGGCTGCCCCGGTGTCGATGAGGGAATTGAACTCCGTCGTTTCTACGGTCGTCGTGGCCGACCGGGTTCGCGAAGTCCGCGCTCTCGAAGGGTTCTCGAGGTACGAGCCTTCAGGGGAGAGCGAGGAGGGGGAAGGTGGCACCATTGTGTCCGTCAACACGGTGACCCGAGCCCCCTGGCTTCCGGCGGTGGAAACCTATGGTGAGGGAATCTTCGTCGCCGTGGATGAGCAGCGTCTGCACTCCTGGGAGAGTCTGGCGCCGGTACGCGAATGGACACGGCGGATCCAGCGTGATCTGGAAGCCTCGTTCAAGGCCGACCGATTGAGAGCGAAATCCGGCCCGGATCTTCTCCCCAGGTTCGTAATGCTGCACACGCTCGCTCATCACTTCATCCGGCAACTGTCCTATGACAGTGGGTACAACGCAGCCTCCCTGCGTGAACGCGTCTACGCCAGGTCACACCCAGCCGGCCGAGAGCTTCCGGCCCAGGCGGGAGTGTTCATCTACACCGCTGCCGGGGATGCGGAAGGCACTCTGGGCGGCCTTGTCCGTCAGGGGCAGCCGCCTCATCTGGCGGAAACCTTGATCCGACTGCTCGAATCAGCCCAATGGTGTTCACAGGACCCCCTGTGCGCGGATTCCACCGGAAGATCATTGGCCAACCTCAACCGAGCTGCCTGCCATGCCTGCACCTTGCTTCCGGAGACATGCTGTGAAATCGACAACTCCCTCCTGGACAGAACTTTGTTGATCGGTGACGGTGAGGTTCCCGGGTTCTTTCGTGACATCGTCAGGACCGCGTTGGAGGAATCGGCTGACGCCGTTGATCCGTGGTGA